The proteins below are encoded in one region of Holophagaceae bacterium:
- a CDS encoding BlaI/MecI/CopY family transcriptional regulator: MRSGSLTSANGFVIWSQIPQETLVSNAPIRPSDGELAILRVLWKRGPSTVRDVLTELSKDRDMGYTTVMKLMQIMAVKGLVVRDESARTHIYQAAQEEERTQSFLLKELMDKAFDGSAASLVMRAISSTKADERELDEIQAFLKRLKKERS, encoded by the coding sequence ATGCGAAGCGGTTCGTTGACATCTGCGAATGGGTTCGTAATATGGTCCCAGATTCCTCAGGAGACCCTAGTGTCCAACGCTCCGATCCGTCCGTCCGATGGTGAGCTCGCCATCCTGCGGGTGCTCTGGAAGCGTGGCCCCTCCACAGTCCGGGACGTGCTCACCGAACTTTCGAAGGACCGGGACATGGGTTACACCACCGTCATGAAGCTCATGCAGATCATGGCGGTGAAAGGCCTGGTGGTGAGGGATGAGTCCGCGCGGACCCATATCTACCAGGCCGCCCAGGAGGAAGAACGCACCCAGTCCTTCCTCTTGAAGGAACTGATGGACAAGGCTTTCGATGGAAGCGCCGCATCGCTCGTGATGCGCGCGATCTCGTCGACGAAAGCCGATGAGCGTGAACTGGACGAAATCCAGGCTTTCCTGAAGCGTTTGAAGAAGGAGCGGTCATGA